ATATGGCCGCTCCAGTCGATCCCGGTGAGGTAGTTCACCATCCGCGCCGCGGCCGCGCCCGCCCGTGCAGCGGACTCGTCGAAGTTCACGTAGATCTTGTCGAAGACCCCTCCGACGAAGTTGTTCACCTCCGTGAAGGCGTTGAGCAGGCTGACGATACCGTCACGCATGCCCGCGACAGAGCCGGGCGCCAGGTTCTCGGCGAACGCCGCCGCGAACTCCTTCACCCCGCTCGCCACACCCTTGATCACGCGCCAGGCGGCGCCGCCGGCCGACGCCATCGTGTTGAAGAACGAGGCCAGCAGGTCGACAGTCGCCTGAAACTCCGGGTTGGCCTGCACCGCGGCCACGATCTCCTTCAGCGAGGCGATCATTTCCCTGGTGCGCACGATCGTCGTTTCGATGCCGCGCATGAGACCCGCGCCGTGACTGGCCCCAAGGCCGGCCGCGTCGCCCTCGAAACGCTGGAAGAGCCCGCCGATCGCCGAGGATGCTCGGTCGATGAGCGCGGCAGTCTCCGGCCCCATGCCCTCGCGCACACCCGCGCCGAAGCCGCGCACGTACCCGGTGATCTGATCCCAATTGAGGTAGGCCAGATACCCGACGGCGGCCGCGGCCGCGGTGATGGGGTTGACCAGCAGAGAGGCGGCTGCGCTGACGCCCGTCATCGCGAACCCGAATGCTGCCAGGCCGGCGACGGCCGCGAGGCTGTACGTGCCCAGCTCCAGGATCAGCGGGTTCACCTCGCCAAGCCGGTTGATGGCAGCGGCGAAGTTCTCGATCGCCCGCGTTGCCGTGTCCAGGACGCCGGAGTCGGCCGCCGCCCGGAAGAGGTCGATCATGGCGGCGCTCATTCGAGCCACCGCGCCGACGACGCCTCCCATGCGCGTCTCGCGCAGGGCCTGGGCGAACCCTTGCGAGTTCGTTTCGAGCTCGCTGGTCCACTTCGAGAAGTCGTCGCCGAAGAGCGCCAGCGTGCGCGCGCCCTGGCGGACGTCGAAGATCCGGAAGAAGTCGGACATGGCGATGTTGGCCGCCTGCATGTCGGCGATCAGCCGTTCGACGTCCAGCGATTCGCCGAAGCCGAACAGGATATCGCTCACCGAGGTGGAGATCTGATCGGCGGACATCGTGCTGTTGTCGCCGACCGCCTTCATGATCTCGGCGGTGATCGTCTTGACCTTCTCGCTCGTGGCTACGGTGGAGTCGAGGATCTTCTGGACCTCCGCCTCCGCAGCCTTGGCGTCCAGGCCGTTGAATGCCAGGGCGTTGGAAATGTCGGCAGCCGAGATCTCGCGCGACTTCTCGAGGTAGTCGGCGAGGTCGATGTTGTACCGGCCCAACGCCTCCTGCGCCATGTTGGTGGGCCGGATCATCCGGGTCATCATCGCCCTGATCGACACGCCGGCCTCCGACGCCTTGATGCCGCGGCGCGCCTGAATGAGGAACATCGCCGCCAGCTCTTCGATCGAAATGCCGAGCGCCGAGGCCGACGGCGCGGCATACTTGAATGCCTCGGTCATCTGCTCGACGTTCGAGTTCGTCAGGTTCGCGGCGTAGGCGATGACATCGGCCGCGCGCAGCGCCGACGAATTGGCCTCGGCCATGGTGGCCATCGGCAGCCGCATCGCCGTCATGACGTTGGTCAGCTTGTCGGCGGCTTCCTCGGTGTCGTAGTTGCCGGCGATCGCGAAGTCGATCGCGATTGGCAGGACACCCTCAACCTGCTCGTGGGTGAGACCCGCCTGGACGAGCTGGTTGTAGGCCTTGGCGATCTCGCCGGCATGACGCGGCGAGGTCTTGTTGATTTCCGAGATCAGGTCGGTGACGTTCTGACGGAACGCCTCCCGGGTCATCTCCGTCCCGTCCGCCAGATTGAAGACGTCGTTCTTGCCGAAGCGGCGGCCCTCGATTTCGTTGAGGGTGTCCTCCATGTCGTAGATGGTCTTGCCGGCCTTCCCGAGGCCCATGGCGATCGCGCCGCCGGCCACCGTGATGTCCCCGGCGCTGCGGCGGAACTCGCGGGCGGCATTGCCCACCGCGTTCACGGGCGCCATTGCCGCCTTCCCGGCCAGGCCAACCGCCGCGTTCACGCCGGTCAGGGCTGCGGTGATCGCCTGCGCCGGACCCGACACCTGGTCGACCAGGGTCAGGATGAGCTTAGCGGCCTTTGAAACCGACATGGAGGATCCTCGCTAGGTTTTCGACGCTCTGCTGCTGCGTCTGCGCGAAGATCTTCGTGGCCTGGGGATACCAGACCTCGACGAGTTCGGGGAACTCCATGTCGAGAAGATCGGCCCTGCTGAAGTGCAGGACGTGCGCGACTACCGCTGCGTATTCTGGCCAGTCTCGGAAAGCTGCGCGGCCGCCATCCGCAGTTTCCGCGGCAGAAAAGCCTGTACGGCCTCCTGCAGCTCGACGAAGTCGTCGCCGTCGAGCGCCTTGATGACCTCGCGCGGCGCGCCCGTCATGAGCACGGCGAGCGCCACCTCTTCCTCGTCTCCCTTCATGTTCGCCAGCGCGGAGAAGTCGCTCCCGCGCAGCCGCTTCAGGGTCAGGGTTTCGTAGACGGTGCCGTCGTAATCGACGGGGTACTCCAGCTCGAGGACGCGCTCGCGCTCCTTGCCGGGCCGCTCGACCAGGCGGGCCGGAGCCGGGGTCGGCTTGCTCGCCACCTCCGACTCCGCCTGCTTCTGTGCTTCCACCTTCGCGATCTCCTCGGGCCTCGCGGCCCTCACGACTGTGTTCATGATCCACTCTCCTTGTGGGGTTTGCCCGGCTGTCAGTAGCCGAGCGCTGCGTTGATGCCGGCGAGCTGGTTGACGCCGTTGACGATGCGCTTCGGCGGCCAGGCCTGAAGCTCATGGATGACCCGCGCGTCCGCCTCGTAGCGGAAGTAGCGGACGCCATTCACGACGAACTCCAGCCCGCTCTTCTCGCCGCGCTGCCAGCGATCGCGGGAGCCGCCGTTCGGGCTGCCCTCCAAGATGCAGATGTGCGGGATGTAGAGGCCGGAGCCTTCCGACAGGACCGCGCCCCGGAAGGTGACGCGGGTCGTCTGGCCCGGTCCGAGCGCAAGGCGCCCCATGATGTCGGGGTTGTGCCCCGCCATCTTGACCGTGACCTCGAGCGCTTCGATGGCCGCCATCGGCTGGTTGACGCCGAGGTCCATGCCGCCGCCGCGGTATTCCTGCATGACGGGGGTGGGGATCGGCAGATCCACCTCTTCGGTGTCGATGCCGAAGTCCAGCCCGTCGAGGAACATGGTGAAGCCCTGCAGAATGTGCCGCATGGGTTTGGTCTCCTATTTGTGCGTGAGATCAGGCGGCGGGCAGAGCTGCGCTCGACAGGCGCGCGATCTCTCGGATCGCCTCCTGTGCCAGCTGCTCGTAGTAGCCGGTGTTGCGGTTGAACACGAAGGTGATGTGCTCGATCGGCGCCGGGCCCTCGGCGTCGTAGGACACGTAGAGGTGTCCGCTCGCCCAGGTCTCCTTCGTGTTGAGCACCGGGTCGAACCAGACGCGGCCGCCGAGCGTGGCGCCGAGCCCCTGCCAGCGGCGCAGCGCGCTGTTGACCGTCTCGGCGATGTCGACGAGCACCTGCAGGCCGAACGGCTTGTCGATGAACACCTCCGACGCCAGTTCGATCGAGTCCATGATGGCGTCATGCGCGCGCCGCACCGACCAGAACTGGCGAAGCGAATCCGACGACGGAACCCGCGAACCCCACAGCTTGAAGCCGCCGCTCGGCGAGCGGACGATGCAGGCCACGGCGTTCTTGTTGAGCAGCTGCGACTCCGCCGCGGGGTCGTTGATCGAATGCTCGATCGTCCGCGAGATCCCGACCACGCCCTCGACGACGTGGTTCGACGGCGAGAACCAGAAGCCCTCGCTGTAGTCGATCCGCGCCTGCAGGCCGGCCACGCGGGCCGATGCCGGCTGCGACACCACCGCGCCGGCCTTGAACACCTTCACCATCGGCTCGATGATCAGGAGCCGGTCGGTGTCGTAGTCCAGGCGGTCGGTGATGGCGGCCGATGCGCTGGTGGCCGGAGCATCCTTGATCACGCCGCCGCGGAAGCGGTTGGCGAGCGTCAGCAGCTCCATGGTCACCGGGTTGGCCACCGTGCCCACGGTCGCGGTCGCCGTCGCCCCGGTGCCGTCGCCGCCGGTGAGGGCGATCGTCGGCGCGGTCGTGTAGCCGGCGCCCGGGTTGGTCAGCACAACCTCGGAAACCTCGCCGGTCTCGCTGTCGATGATCGCGACCGCGCTGGCGCCGAACCCGGTGGTGTCGCCCGCGCCGCGGGTGATGGTGACCGCAGGGGCCTCGGTGTAGCCGGAGCCGCCGTCGGAAACCGCGATCCCGGAGATGCCGTCGGTGGGCCGCTGGCTGGTGAAGCCCGGCGCGCAGAACAGCTTGGGCCGCAGGTTGTGCAGATCCGGTGCCCTGCGCAGCGCATGCAGGCCGGTGTAGCCGGTCGAGCTGCCGATGATGTTGGCCATCGTCTCGGTGATGTCCTCGCCCTCCTCGACGCGCACCACCAGGATGGTCTGCGAGACGCGGGTCGCCTGATCGAAGATGCCGTCGATCGCGTCCTTCAGCGTTCCGGTGTTGCCCAGGCCCTGGACGGCGCCGTTGCTGCCGTAGACCGGGATCGGCGTGTTGAGCGGCCATAGCGTGTCGTTGGCGTCCGGCGCGGTGCCGACCAGCCCGATGACGCCGGTGTCGATCGTCGAGACCGGGCGCGGCCCGTTGTTCTGCTCGATCGTTTCCACGCCGTGAAGATAGATGTCCATGTTGCTCTCCGATGAAGCTGGCCCGCCTGCGGGCGCGATGGGAGGAAAGAAAAAGGCCGCCGGTGAGGGCGGCCTTGGTTCGCAAGCTCCGTGACCTCAGGCCGCCAGCTTGCTCACGAGCGACACGAGAACCTTCCCGGTGGAAAGGCCGTACAGGGTGATGACGTTCCGCGCGTTCGGCGCGGTCGAGAGCGATATCCCGCCGCTTCCTCCGGCCTCGAAGAAGGCCGAGTTCAGCGACAGCGTCCTTCCCCCCGTCGCGTCCTGGACGAGTTCCAGCACCGCAGTCTGTCCCTGCTTCAGGCCGGGACTGGCGTTGAAGGTGACGGCCCCCGACAGGGTCGCCCGGGCGTTCAGGAAGTTGCCGAAGTTGAGCGACACCAGGCCGCTCAGGTTGCCCAGGTTGACCGGCACCGCGGCGTCCCAGACGCGATCCGTGGTCAGCGCATAGCCGACCCCCTTCGCCCGGAACTCCGCCGCCGTGCCGATCTCGAGGAAGCCGGCCGCTGTGTCGGTGGCGTAGTCGTGGGTGTGGTCGATCGCCGCCTTGTTGGCGAGCGCAGCCGCCATGCTGGCGGCGAAGTTCGGATCGTTGCCGAGAGCCGCCGCCAGCTCGTTGAGCGTGTCCAGCGCCCCGGGGGCGCCGTTCACGAAGGCATCCAGCGCAGCCGAGATCGCCGCCGTCATCTCCGCAGTGGACGACACGCCCATCGCGCTCCTCATGGCGGCGTAGTCCGCTGCCGCCATGAACTCCTTCACGTTCGCCGACGTGCTGAAGTTGGCCGGGTTGAGGTAGTAGGCCCCGTTCTGGCCGTTCAGCAGCACCGAGTTCGGCGCGACGCCTTCGCTGATGAGCGAGATCTCCTCGAAGGCGGTGTCGATCGCCTGCTGAAGAGCCTCCAGCTGCGGCGTGATGTTCGCCTGGATGATGTCGAGCGCCGCCGACGTCCCTTCCTCGATCAACGACTCGAAGCTGGCCTCGAGGTTTTCGCGCTCGATGAGCCGCGCGTGGATCGAGCCGAAGATGCCGTTGAACAGGGTCGGCGTCATCTCCATCGTGGAGTCGACGGTGTAGCCGTTGTCAGGTGTGGGCGTATTCAACGATGCCCTCCCCATGCTCGGCGATGAGCGCCTTCAGCCAGGCGCCCTTCATCTCGATCTCGCTGCCGGGCCGGTACTTCATCGGCCCGCGCTCGACGACCCTGGTCAGCTTCACCCGGTAGATCGTCTCGTTGTCGTAGGTGGCCATGGGGTTCTCCCTCAGAGTGCGGCGATGAAGCAGTCCTGGATGAACGGCACGCTCACCACGTTCGAGGCCGTCATCTCCGGCCGCATGCGCGCACCAGTGGCGGCGGCGCCAAGCTCGAAGGTCGAGGTGAACGTCCGCCGCTCCGGCTCGTCGGGATCGATCTCGACCACCGTCGCTTCGGCAGTCAGCACCGTGGCGCCCACCATGAGCTTCGGCGTGAACGTGTGCTCGGCCGGGTTGAAGGCGTCGACCGTGAACTGCGTCACGATGGTCGTCGTGGACAGGCCGAACGCGATGTTGTCGCTCACCGCGACCATGTTGCCACGGTGGCGACCGCATCGGCCGCGCAGCGCTGTGTCGAGAATGACCATGGGCGCCAGGTCGACCGTGCCGACCATGACCAGCCGCAGCTCCACCAGCGCCGGCAGGCCGACGAGCGGATGCGTGCCGAGATCGGGGTGCTCCTCGAGCGTCGTCCACTCCGTTGCGCCCGACGGCTTGATCTCCCACTCGAGGGCCGTCCCGCCCGGCGCCCATGCCTTCATGACGAACTCGAGGTCGGTCATGCCGTTCTCGAGGGTCAGGTTGTTGAAGGGAACGACAGTCCGGACATCCCGGAATCGCGCGCCGTAGAGCCGGAACGCGATGTCGCTCGTGGCATCACCCTGTGCCCAGGCGCCGTCGGTCGCGTAGAAGCGCGACCCGCCGGTGAACTTGTTGCCGGTCGTGGCGTAGACCGCGTGGTTGCCGGTCGTCACCGTGAAGAAGGCGTACCGCTTGCCGGACTCCAGGAGCGTCAGCGGCAGCTCAAAGCGGTTCCAGCCGACCACCAGGCTGTTGCGCGCCACGGTGACGTGGCCGAGCACCTTGTCGAAGACCGGCATGCCGGAGGCGTTCGTCTCGCACACGAAGAGGTGCACGTCGCCCGCGGCGCCGACCGTCGCGAAGTTGAGCTCGATCGACGTCATGACCATGGGCTGGGAGACCAGAAACGTCTGGCCGTAGACGGAGCCGTTCACGCCCACGTCGCTGGTCTCGTAGTCCCAATAGGTCTCGGTCCACTCCTCCCGGATCACCTGCCTGACATAACGCCATTTGTTCGTGTGCTGCCCGGTGACCTCGCCATGCTTGGTGACGAGCAGGAACTCCTCGCCGTCCAGCGTGAACATTTCGCCGACCCGGAGTCCGGCCGTCACCTGAGCCCAATACCGGCTGTTGGTGCAGACCTTCTTCACCGTCCCGTACCGGATGGCGGTCCGCGACACGGTGCGCTCGGTGGCGGTCACCACGGTGTGCACCTGCTGGGAGATGTTCAGCGTGGCGTCGGTGCCGATGTTGGCGATGCGCAGCGCCTCGTCATAGGCAGGCACCATGCGGCGCCCGGCCTTGATCATGATCTTCGGGTCGTCCTCGTTGAGGACCGTCAGCTGCTGGATGCTCTCGTTCGCGTAGGAGAAGCGGATCCCCTCGCGGACGCGGGCCAGCCAGCTCGCATGAGCCGTGTCCCAGATGTCGTAGGTGAGGCCGGCGTCGAAGACGTAGGCTCGCTGCTCGTCCGGCAGCGCCAGGATCCGGCGCGTGGCGCCGATGTCCCGCTGCATCTGCCGGATGATCGTCGGGTTCGGGATGTCCGACAGGCGCGACGCGATGTTGGCGATGTCGGTTTCGATCGACGTGGTGCGCCGGAACAGCGAGTCGAGGTTGATCTCGAGCGCGGTGACCCGGCCCTCGAC
The nucleotide sequence above comes from Aquibium microcysteis. Encoded proteins:
- a CDS encoding phage tail tape measure protein — its product is MSVSKAAKLILTLVDQVSGPAQAITAALTGVNAAVGLAGKAAMAPVNAVGNAAREFRRSAGDITVAGGAIAMGLGKAGKTIYDMEDTLNEIEGRRFGKNDVFNLADGTEMTREAFRQNVTDLISEINKTSPRHAGEIAKAYNQLVQAGLTHEQVEGVLPIAIDFAIAGNYDTEEAADKLTNVMTAMRLPMATMAEANSSALRAADVIAYAANLTNSNVEQMTEAFKYAAPSASALGISIEELAAMFLIQARRGIKASEAGVSIRAMMTRMIRPTNMAQEALGRYNIDLADYLEKSREISAADISNALAFNGLDAKAAEAEVQKILDSTVATSEKVKTITAEIMKAVGDNSTMSADQISTSVSDILFGFGESLDVERLIADMQAANIAMSDFFRIFDVRQGARTLALFGDDFSKWTSELETNSQGFAQALRETRMGGVVGAVARMSAAMIDLFRAAADSGVLDTATRAIENFAAAINRLGEVNPLILELGTYSLAAVAGLAAFGFAMTGVSAAASLLVNPITAAAAAVGYLAYLNWDQITGYVRGFGAGVREGMGPETAALIDRASSAIGGLFQRFEGDAAGLGASHGAGLMRGIETTIVRTREMIASLKEIVAAVQANPEFQATVDLLASFFNTMASAGGAAWRVIKGVASGVKEFAAAFAENLAPGSVAGMRDGIVSLLNAFTEVNNFVGGVFDKIYVNFDESAARAGAAAARMVNYLTGIDWSGHIQRSIDLLKTLPGVVSALAADLQAQAAAFYAAGVSMVQSLWDGATAKFAEFIEWVRGLPGRIREAFGNLNLSTAIGFTGTGNAGNAGGAAAAGAALGSMVGKPKPDGARASGGPVKAGLTYKVGENGIELFTPAVNGSITPNHKLGGGAPSVVINNRFVVQGGQAEQQAAEIFRQLERQLNRSAQIIFGSGNAYGEA
- a CDS encoding phage tail sheath subtilisin-like domain-containing protein yields the protein MDIYLHGVETIEQNNGPRPVSTIDTGVIGLVGTAPDANDTLWPLNTPIPVYGSNGAVQGLGNTGTLKDAIDGIFDQATRVSQTILVVRVEEGEDITETMANIIGSSTGYTGLHALRRAPDLHNLRPKLFCAPGFTSQRPTDGISGIAVSDGGSGYTEAPAVTITRGAGDTTGFGASAVAIIDSETGEVSEVVLTNPGAGYTTAPTIALTGGDGTGATATATVGTVANPVTMELLTLANRFRGGVIKDAPATSASAAITDRLDYDTDRLLIIEPMVKVFKAGAVVSQPASARVAGLQARIDYSEGFWFSPSNHVVEGVVGISRTIEHSINDPAAESQLLNKNAVACIVRSPSGGFKLWGSRVPSSDSLRQFWSVRRAHDAIMDSIELASEVFIDKPFGLQVLVDIAETVNSALRRWQGLGATLGGRVWFDPVLNTKETWASGHLYVSYDAEGPAPIEHITFVFNRNTGYYEQLAQEAIREIARLSSAALPAA
- a CDS encoding phage tail assembly protein; the protein is MNTVVRAARPEEIAKVEAQKQAESEVASKPTPAPARLVERPGKERERVLELEYPVDYDGTVYETLTLKRLRGSDFSALANMKGDEEEVALAVLMTGAPREVIKALDGDDFVELQEAVQAFLPRKLRMAAAQLSETGQNTQR
- a CDS encoding phage major tail tube protein; amino-acid sequence: MRHILQGFTMFLDGLDFGIDTEEVDLPIPTPVMQEYRGGGMDLGVNQPMAAIEALEVTVKMAGHNPDIMGRLALGPGQTTRVTFRGAVLSEGSGLYIPHICILEGSPNGGSRDRWQRGEKSGLEFVVNGVRYFRYEADARVIHELQAWPPKRIVNGVNQLAGINAALGY